In a genomic window of Williamwhitmania taraxaci:
- a CDS encoding efflux RND transporter periplasmic adaptor subunit, with protein sequence MKQIFNYILVATIAFSGCNNNAPHKEGEEAHAHEVAEASHEEEGHNHAAVIQQLVGYNANFELYAEVAPLVVGESTNILAHFTHLNNYKPLTEGKVTINLILGSKGVRQTIETPTRPGIYQFSIKPESAGAAKFIFEIETSKGKERLEVENITVYADDHEAAHASEGEAKPNPAAVSFTKEQSWGIDFSTTVVAPHQFGAIIKSVGEIQSAPNDETIITAKSSGIVSINNQIFEGNSISAGQSILTISGRGLGDGNASLKLSEAKNRFEQAKANYERASELAKSKIASEKELQHATTEFENAKAAYNDLSSTTSEKGQTVSSPKSGYIKLLLVSNGQYVEQGQPLATISQTKNLVIRVEVQQRYLALLKGLYSAAITATDGKTYSLEQLRGRVLSRGEGLTGNSYLLPVYLEVNNQGNLYAGSLVDIYLKAKTGTSTITVPNASILEEQGLFFVYLQLTPESFEKREVKIGATDGIETVIVSGLAPNDRVVSQGAILIKAASASGKIDPHAGHVH encoded by the coding sequence ATGAAACAGATATTTAACTATATACTTGTGGCTACTATAGCGTTTAGTGGCTGCAATAATAATGCTCCGCACAAAGAAGGTGAAGAGGCTCATGCCCACGAAGTAGCAGAGGCAAGTCACGAAGAGGAGGGCCACAACCACGCGGCAGTAATACAGCAACTGGTAGGCTACAACGCAAACTTTGAACTTTACGCGGAAGTTGCTCCTCTAGTGGTTGGCGAATCGACCAATATCTTGGCGCACTTTACACACCTCAACAACTATAAACCGCTAACAGAGGGAAAAGTCACCATCAACCTGATTTTAGGAAGCAAGGGCGTTCGGCAAACTATTGAAACGCCAACTCGTCCGGGAATCTACCAGTTTAGCATTAAACCGGAGAGTGCGGGAGCAGCAAAATTCATTTTCGAAATTGAGACATCAAAGGGAAAAGAGCGCCTAGAGGTTGAGAACATCACCGTTTATGCCGACGACCACGAAGCAGCACATGCTTCGGAAGGTGAGGCAAAGCCAAACCCGGCTGCAGTTTCATTCACAAAGGAGCAGTCGTGGGGTATCGATTTTTCCACCACAGTTGTTGCACCACACCAATTTGGAGCAATCATAAAGAGCGTTGGCGAAATTCAATCGGCACCGAACGATGAAACCATTATCACCGCAAAGAGTAGCGGTATTGTGAGTATCAACAACCAAATTTTTGAAGGAAACTCAATCAGCGCAGGCCAGTCAATACTAACCATCTCGGGAAGAGGCCTTGGAGACGGGAATGCATCGCTAAAACTATCAGAAGCAAAGAACCGTTTCGAACAAGCAAAAGCCAACTACGAAAGAGCCTCCGAATTGGCAAAGAGTAAGATTGCATCGGAAAAGGAGTTGCAACACGCCACTACAGAGTTTGAAAATGCGAAGGCAGCCTACAACGACCTTAGCAGCACCACAAGCGAAAAGGGACAAACCGTTTCCTCGCCCAAAAGCGGATACATAAAGTTGCTCTTGGTCTCCAACGGGCAATATGTGGAACAAGGACAACCGCTTGCAACAATCTCCCAAACAAAGAATTTGGTAATAAGAGTCGAAGTTCAGCAGAGATATCTCGCCCTACTAAAAGGGTTGTATAGCGCAGCAATTACAGCCACCGATGGCAAAACCTATTCGCTGGAACAGCTGCGCGGAAGAGTGCTATCGAGAGGCGAAGGACTTACCGGAAACAGCTATCTTCTTCCGGTATACCTCGAAGTGAACAACCAAGGTAATCTTTACGCAGGCAGCCTTGTAGATATTTACCTCAAGGCAAAAACCGGCACTTCCACAATCACCGTTCCCAACGCCTCAATTCTCGAGGAGCAAGGATTGTTCTTTGTTTACTTGCAGCTAACACCCGAAAGTTTTGAAAAGCGCGAGGTTAAGATTGGCGCAACCGATGGAATTGAGACTGTAATAGTGAGCGGCTTAGCACCCAACGACAGGGTTGTATCGCAAGGAGCGATATTGATTAAAGCAGCCTCGGCAAGCGGAAAGATTGACCCACACGCAGGACACGTTCACTAA
- a CDS encoding efflux RND transporter permease subunit, giving the protein MLNRILHISLNNRMIVLLTALVVMIAGVKIASDMDVDVFPDITAPTVVVMTDAHGMAVEEVERLVTFPIETAVNGATDVRRVRSASSQGYSFVWVEFDWGTDVFKARQIVSEKMVTVSSTMPEGIGQPTLAPQSSVMGEVLFVGLQADSTSMQDLRTIAEWNIQPVLLATGGVAQVTIIGGDYKEYQILADPIRMLRYGVSLEELTVVCRGISQNSQGGVVRQYGNEYVVRGMARTNNLEQLGASLIKMRGNNPVRINDVAEVKIGAAVKMGYASQDAKPAVILSISKQPNANTLNLTENIEQRLADVQKTLPPDVRIDTKIFRQADFIETSINNVQKALVEGGILVVIILFLFLMNFRTTIISLTAIPLSLLGAIIVLKMLNLNINTMSLGGMAIAIGSLVDDAIIDVENVYKRLRENYRLPKTERKSPIDIVFRASREIRASIVNATIIIIVAFIPLFFLSGMEGRMLKPLGIAYIVALFTSLIVAITVTPVLCYLMLSNEKRMAKHSRDPWLSRKLSELYASSLSKALHYKRAFIGTAAALTLVSVVLLLTMGSSFLPEFNEGALTISAVSKPGISLEESNNIGNMLERAVLTIPEVTETSRRTGRGELDEHSQSTNSAEIDINFILKDRPQEEFLAEVRAKLGSVPGVAFTVGQPLGHRIDHMISGTRANIAIKLFGTDLSRLYLTGKQIEAAINGIPGLVDVNVDQQTEVPQIQIVANRERLAYYGITVGEFTKFVELAFSGEKVSEIYEGQRSFNLTVKLNRNYTSDFDGIRNALIDTPNGKKIPLEQVATIKSAMGPSSISRENVQRKLVISANVTGGDLGNVVKQIKEQVSEKVTLPEGYRVEYGGQFESAQAASRTLLLSSIIALLVIFLLLYHEFKDSKLAGIVLINLPLALIGGVFAIWITSGVVSIPAIIGFITLFGIATRNGILLISHYKLLESRGTNLTDIIVQGSVDRLNPILMTALTAGLALIPLVLNGNVSGNEIQSPMAKVILGGLLTSTLLNLYIVPMVYQLFKTKKENNVK; this is encoded by the coding sequence ATGTTAAACAGAATATTACACATATCGCTAAACAATAGAATGATAGTTCTATTGACTGCGCTGGTGGTAATGATTGCGGGAGTAAAAATAGCGTCGGATATGGACGTGGATGTGTTTCCCGACATTACTGCCCCCACCGTAGTGGTTATGACCGACGCACACGGCATGGCGGTCGAAGAGGTTGAGCGACTAGTTACGTTTCCCATCGAAACAGCAGTAAACGGTGCCACCGATGTTCGCAGGGTTCGCTCTGCATCTTCGCAAGGATACTCTTTTGTTTGGGTGGAGTTTGATTGGGGTACCGATGTCTTTAAGGCTCGCCAGATTGTGAGCGAGAAGATGGTTACGGTATCATCTACTATGCCTGAAGGTATTGGGCAACCAACCCTTGCACCGCAATCGTCGGTAATGGGTGAAGTTCTCTTTGTTGGACTCCAAGCCGATTCCACTTCGATGCAAGATTTACGCACCATTGCCGAATGGAACATCCAGCCGGTATTGCTTGCCACCGGGGGCGTTGCCCAGGTTACCATTATAGGAGGCGACTACAAAGAATACCAGATTCTTGCCGACCCAATCCGCATGCTTCGTTACGGAGTATCGCTCGAAGAGCTAACTGTAGTTTGCCGAGGAATCAGCCAAAACTCACAAGGAGGCGTAGTGCGCCAGTATGGCAACGAGTATGTGGTTAGAGGAATGGCTCGCACCAACAACCTCGAGCAGTTAGGCGCATCTCTCATAAAAATGCGGGGAAATAATCCGGTTAGGATAAACGACGTTGCCGAGGTTAAGATTGGAGCAGCAGTAAAGATGGGATACGCATCGCAAGATGCAAAACCGGCGGTTATTCTATCCATATCCAAGCAGCCCAACGCCAATACGCTAAATCTTACCGAAAATATAGAGCAGCGTTTGGCCGATGTGCAAAAGACACTTCCGCCCGACGTTAGGATTGATACCAAAATCTTCCGTCAAGCCGACTTCATCGAAACATCCATTAACAACGTGCAAAAAGCGCTAGTTGAGGGAGGTATTTTGGTTGTGATTATCCTGTTCCTCTTCCTGATGAACTTCCGCACCACCATTATTTCGCTTACAGCCATACCGCTTTCACTGCTTGGGGCAATTATCGTGCTCAAGATGCTCAACCTAAACATCAACACCATGAGTTTGGGTGGTATGGCCATTGCAATTGGTTCGCTGGTGGACGATGCCATTATCGACGTGGAGAATGTATACAAGCGATTACGCGAAAACTATCGCCTACCTAAAACTGAGCGCAAAAGTCCTATCGACATTGTGTTTAGAGCGTCGCGAGAGATTAGGGCATCAATTGTAAATGCGACCATAATTATTATAGTTGCATTTATTCCACTATTTTTCCTCTCGGGAATGGAAGGCAGGATGCTTAAACCACTGGGCATTGCCTATATAGTGGCACTTTTCACATCGTTAATTGTGGCCATCACGGTAACTCCGGTGCTTTGCTACCTTATGCTTTCCAACGAAAAGCGAATGGCGAAGCACAGTAGAGACCCTTGGCTTAGTCGAAAACTATCCGAACTCTACGCCTCTTCGCTATCAAAGGCACTTCACTACAAGAGGGCGTTTATTGGAACCGCCGCAGCGCTCACCTTAGTTTCAGTTGTATTACTGCTAACCATGGGAAGCAGCTTTTTGCCCGAATTCAACGAAGGCGCACTTACCATTAGCGCCGTAAGCAAGCCGGGTATCTCGCTGGAAGAGAGCAACAACATTGGCAACATGCTTGAGCGAGCAGTGCTCACAATTCCGGAGGTTACCGAAACATCGCGCCGAACCGGACGCGGAGAACTAGATGAGCACTCGCAATCGACCAACAGTGCCGAGATTGATATCAACTTTATATTAAAAGATAGGCCTCAGGAAGAGTTTCTGGCAGAGGTGAGAGCGAAGTTGGGATCGGTTCCAGGGGTAGCCTTTACCGTTGGTCAGCCACTTGGGCACCGCATCGACCACATGATTTCGGGAACCCGCGCCAACATTGCCATTAAGCTATTCGGAACAGACCTTAGCCGATTATACCTCACGGGTAAACAAATTGAGGCAGCCATCAACGGAATTCCGGGGCTGGTGGATGTTAACGTGGACCAGCAAACAGAGGTGCCGCAAATTCAAATTGTAGCAAATCGCGAAAGGCTGGCATACTACGGCATCACCGTTGGAGAGTTCACCAAGTTTGTTGAGCTAGCCTTTTCGGGCGAAAAAGTTTCGGAGATTTATGAGGGACAACGTAGTTTTAATCTTACGGTGAAACTAAACAGGAACTACACCAGCGATTTCGATGGAATCCGCAATGCCCTTATCGATACTCCAAACGGAAAAAAAATACCGCTTGAACAAGTTGCTACCATAAAATCGGCCATGGGGCCAAGCTCCATTAGCCGCGAAAATGTGCAGCGTAAGTTGGTTATTTCGGCCAACGTTACCGGAGGAGACCTTGGCAACGTAGTAAAGCAAATTAAGGAGCAGGTATCGGAAAAAGTAACGCTACCGGAAGGCTACCGCGTAGAGTATGGTGGACAGTTCGAAAGTGCCCAAGCCGCATCTCGAACCCTATTGCTATCGTCGATAATAGCTTTGCTGGTAATTTTCTTGCTTCTTTATCATGAGTTTAAGGATTCCAAGTTGGCAGGTATTGTGCTTATCAACCTTCCGTTGGCGCTAATTGGTGGAGTATTTGCCATTTGGATTACATCTGGTGTTGTCAGCATTCCTGCTATAATTGGATTTATTACCCTGTTTGGCATTGCAACCCGCAACGGAATCTTGCTTATCTCGCACTACAAGCTACTGGAGAGCAGAGGTACTAACCTTACCGATATTATTGTTCAAGGTTCAGTAGATAGGCTCAACCCAATTTTAATGACTGCGCTTACAGCAGGGCTTGCACTTATTCCTCTTGTACTAAACGGCAACGTTTCGGGTAACGAGATTCAGAGTCCAATGGCAAAGGTTATCCTTGGTGGATTGTTAACATCTACCCTGCTTAACCTCTACATTGTTCCGATGGTTTATCAGCTCTTCAAAACAAAAAAAGAGAATAACGTAAAGTAG